The proteins below come from a single Nocardiopsis gilva YIM 90087 genomic window:
- a CDS encoding DUF742 domain-containing protein yields the protein MVQTLVSIADPGTQPPSSMMPEARNIFELCRSTRSVAELSAELKIPLGVTQVLLSDLADQDLVYIHPTITGHSPSENQVLERALRGLERLFQ from the coding sequence ATGGTGCAGACGCTGGTGTCGATCGCGGACCCCGGAACCCAGCCGCCGTCGTCGATGATGCCGGAGGCACGCAACATCTTCGAGTTGTGCCGATCGACACGGTCCGTGGCGGAGCTGTCGGCGGAGCTGAAAATCCCGCTGGGCGTCACCCAGGTGCTGCTGAGCGACCTCGCCGATCAAGACCTCGTGTACATCCACCCGACCATCACCGGTCACAGTCCATCCGAAAACCAGGTTCTCGAGAGGGCTCTACGTGGTCTCGAACGACTCTTCCAGTGA
- a CDS encoding DnaJ family domain-containing protein, with product MTERKPPGVSFESWVDRQIREATERGDFDDLPGAGKPIPDLDKPYDENWWVKKKLREENVSLLPPTLALRKEAEDALAAAREATTEVRARRIVEDINEKIRDALGRPLPGPPLNLMPYDVDRVIDEWRERHPD from the coding sequence ATGACCGAACGCAAGCCACCGGGCGTGAGCTTCGAATCGTGGGTCGACCGGCAGATCCGCGAGGCGACGGAGCGTGGCGACTTCGACGATCTGCCGGGGGCCGGTAAGCCCATCCCCGACCTCGACAAGCCCTACGACGAGAACTGGTGGGTCAAGAAGAAGCTGCGCGAGGAGAACGTCTCCCTCCTGCCGCCGACCCTCGCTCTGCGCAAGGAGGCGGAGGACGCGCTTGCCGCGGCCCGGGAGGCGACGACCGAGGTTCGGGCGCGCAGGATCGTTGAGGACATCAACGAAAAGATCCGCGACGCTCTCGGGCGGCCCCTCCCCGGGCCGCCCCTCAATCTGATGCCCTACGACGTCGACCGCGTCATCGATGAGTGGCGCGAGCGGCACCCGGACTAG
- a CDS encoding FAD-binding protein, with protein MGDGDRDVNGTDDQLTDRALVGDSGDRGVGAPPLCGLPPLDGELAVDPLSRAAAADDFGHHARHYPRAVLHPGSVTDIEVMVRYCRDRRIPVAACGQGHATNGQAQAEGGLVIEMGSLRGIEVREDCAEVQAGARWSDVLGVTLAHGRTPPVLTDYLGLSVGGTLSVGGLGGATHRYGAQVDTVRELEVVTGAGTRVVCSPQRRADLFHAVLGGLGQCAIITRATVALTPAPPMVRRYELPYPTIGDLTADQRRVVGDGRFDYVEGNAEPAPDGAPGWRYTLEAASYHDGRTEPDDALLGDLSFERGAEEIEDMTYLDFADRVAPGVEYLKWTGEWYDPHPWLNLLLPDTAVDGFTASVMERLTAADIGPSGVVLLYPVPRALLGTPLPRTPDTRLVFLFALLKTATPGPGVPDADAMIAANRSLYERARDLGAVRYPVGSVPMSRGDWEAHFGDQWPVFAAAKRAYDPAGILAPGQGILA; from the coding sequence ATGGGCGACGGCGACAGGGACGTGAACGGAACGGATGATCAGCTAACGGATCGGGCCCTGGTCGGCGATAGCGGCGACAGGGGAGTGGGCGCACCGCCCCTTTGCGGCCTGCCACCGCTCGACGGTGAACTGGCCGTCGATCCCCTCTCACGGGCGGCGGCCGCCGACGACTTCGGCCATCACGCGCGGCACTACCCCCGCGCCGTCCTGCACCCCGGCTCGGTCACGGACATCGAGGTGATGGTGCGCTACTGCCGCGATCGCCGGATCCCGGTGGCGGCGTGCGGCCAGGGCCACGCCACCAACGGGCAGGCGCAGGCCGAGGGCGGTCTCGTGATCGAGATGGGTTCGCTGCGCGGCATCGAGGTCCGCGAAGACTGTGCCGAGGTCCAGGCCGGTGCGCGATGGAGTGACGTGCTCGGCGTGACCCTGGCCCACGGGCGCACCCCGCCCGTTCTCACCGACTACCTGGGCCTGTCCGTCGGCGGAACACTGTCGGTCGGCGGCCTCGGCGGCGCCACCCACCGCTACGGCGCCCAGGTCGACACGGTCCGGGAGCTGGAGGTGGTCACCGGCGCGGGCACACGCGTGGTGTGCTCCCCGCAGCGACGGGCCGACCTGTTCCACGCCGTCCTGGGCGGGCTCGGCCAGTGCGCCATCATCACCCGCGCCACCGTCGCGCTGACCCCCGCCCCGCCCATGGTGCGGCGCTACGAGCTGCCCTATCCCACGATCGGGGACCTCACCGCCGACCAGCGCCGGGTCGTGGGCGACGGCCGATTCGACTACGTCGAAGGCAACGCGGAACCGGCACCCGACGGTGCTCCGGGCTGGCGCTACACCCTGGAGGCCGCGTCGTACCACGACGGCCGGACCGAACCCGACGACGCCCTCCTCGGCGACCTCTCCTTCGAGCGCGGTGCCGAGGAGATCGAGGACATGACCTACCTCGACTTCGCCGACCGCGTCGCCCCGGGCGTCGAGTACCTCAAGTGGACCGGCGAGTGGTACGACCCGCACCCCTGGCTGAACCTGCTCCTCCCCGACACCGCCGTCGACGGCTTCACCGCGTCCGTGATGGAGCGCCTCACCGCCGCCGACATCGGCCCCAGCGGCGTCGTGCTCCTCTACCCGGTCCCCAGAGCATTGCTGGGCACGCCCCTGCCGAGGACGCCCGACACCCGCTTGGTGTTCCTTTTCGCGCTGCTTAAGACCGCCACTCCCGGACCGGGAGTGCCTGACGCTGACGCGATGATCGCGGCCAACCGGTCACTGTACGAGCGGGCGCGCGACCTGGGCGCGGTCCGCTACCCGGTCGGCAGCGTCCCGATGAGCCGTGGCGACTGGGAGGCGCACTTCGGCGACCAGTGGCCGGTCTTCGCCGCCGCCAAGCGTGCGTACGACCCGGCGGGCATTCTCGCGCCCGGCCAGGGGATCTTGGCCTGA
- a CDS encoding roadblock/LC7 domain-containing protein — MNRQLSENAESFAWLVSNFVEEVPGVEHAIVVSSDGLLLTASDAFPMEHAEQLAAIATGLHSLAHNAARIFSRGNCEQLIVRMQRGHLFVMAISDGSSLAVLTSPEAEMRIVAYQMTLLVESAAHVLTPQLRSELREVVGN, encoded by the coding sequence ATGAATCGCCAGCTGAGTGAGAATGCGGAGAGCTTCGCCTGGCTCGTCTCCAACTTCGTCGAAGAGGTTCCCGGAGTCGAGCACGCCATCGTGGTCTCCTCTGACGGACTCCTGCTGACCGCGTCGGACGCCTTCCCGATGGAACACGCCGAGCAGCTCGCGGCGATCGCCACCGGCCTGCACAGCCTCGCGCACAACGCCGCCCGGATTTTCTCGCGGGGCAACTGCGAGCAGCTCATCGTGCGCATGCAGCGCGGGCACCTCTTCGTGATGGCGATCAGTGACGGTTCGTCCCTCGCCGTCCTCACCTCCCCCGAGGCCGAGATGCGGATCGTCGCCTACCAGATGACGTTGCTCGTGGAAAGCGCCGCCCACGTCCTCACCCCCCAGTTGCGTTCCGAACTCCGCGAAGTGGTCGGCAACTAG
- a CDS encoding TetR/AcrR family transcriptional regulator, whose amino-acid sequence MPRTADHDQRRAQIAEGLVRVAGREGLHAVTMRSVAAEAGVSLRLVQYYFESKAQLMHAALLHLERGSNERWAARLAELPSPHTARDYLEAFLAEALPTDERSRVFHLVWTSYAVLAMTDAGLADQPFVEGPNRLERQLADVLRAARATGELPAGLDPDCEAARLTAVNHGLGTSVLVGQRTPEAAQAVLRYHLDRLFGAEDAAPRA is encoded by the coding sequence GTGCCCAGAACCGCCGACCACGACCAGCGCCGCGCACAGATCGCCGAGGGACTGGTCCGAGTCGCCGGGCGCGAGGGCCTCCACGCCGTCACGATGCGGTCCGTGGCCGCCGAGGCCGGCGTCTCCCTGCGGCTCGTGCAGTACTACTTCGAGAGCAAGGCGCAGCTGATGCACGCGGCCCTGCTCCACCTGGAGCGCGGGAGCAACGAGCGGTGGGCGGCACGGCTGGCCGAGCTGCCGAGTCCGCACACGGCGCGCGACTACTTGGAGGCGTTCCTCGCCGAGGCGCTGCCGACCGACGAGCGCAGCCGTGTCTTCCATCTGGTGTGGACCTCCTACGCGGTCCTGGCGATGACCGACGCGGGGTTGGCCGACCAGCCGTTCGTCGAGGGCCCCAACCGGCTCGAACGGCAGCTCGCGGACGTGCTGCGCGCGGCCCGGGCCACCGGCGAACTGCCCGCCGGCCTCGACCCCGACTGCGAGGCCGCCCGCCTGACCGCCGTCAACCACGGGCTGGGCACCAGCGTCCTGGTCGGACAACGCACCCCGGAGGCGGCCCAGGCCGTCCTGCGCTACCACCTCGACCGCCTCTTCGGCGCCGAGGACGCCGCGCCGCGCGCCTGA
- a CDS encoding helix-turn-helix domain-containing protein, protein MLRHRIDPDHCRPSMVLRREEIQRHRNDSPLSDLMPLLRQSLVPVAEDAGHVMVVADDLGRVLWRDGPREVSRVADGAGLIVGAAWDEYSAGTNAIGTALMVGRPVQVYSAEHYVRGLHSLTCACAPIRDPREGRVVGVIDVTGPASTAHPSTLALVDAVARLAESRLRCMHHAHLERLRSVAAPLLAGLVEKALVVDDEGWTAAVVNMEPVRRVPLPKRGEHDRVWLPKLGECRMEPLPGGWLIRPTDAETAPAMRACLDLTAPPAASITVGGPSGEWTQRLTARHAELLFLLARNPEGRSAAQLAADLFGDEERVVTVRAEMSRLRRHLGGIVESRPYRFSENVDVTVLAPKDAMELMPGSHAPGIRRARADLDPAAP, encoded by the coding sequence ATGCTCCGCCACCGCATCGACCCCGACCACTGCAGGCCCAGCATGGTGCTGCGGCGCGAGGAGATCCAGCGGCACCGCAACGACTCCCCGCTCTCCGACCTGATGCCCCTCCTGCGCCAATCCCTCGTCCCCGTGGCCGAGGACGCCGGACACGTCATGGTTGTCGCCGACGACCTGGGTCGCGTTCTATGGCGCGACGGCCCCCGCGAGGTCAGCCGCGTCGCCGACGGCGCCGGGCTGATCGTCGGAGCCGCCTGGGACGAATACTCGGCCGGAACCAACGCCATCGGCACGGCACTGATGGTCGGCCGTCCCGTCCAGGTCTACTCCGCCGAGCACTACGTGCGCGGCCTGCACTCCCTGACCTGCGCCTGCGCACCGATCCGCGACCCCCGCGAAGGACGCGTCGTCGGGGTCATCGACGTGACCGGTCCAGCGTCGACCGCGCACCCCTCCACTCTCGCCCTGGTCGACGCCGTGGCGCGGCTGGCCGAGTCCCGGCTGCGCTGCATGCACCACGCGCATCTGGAGCGCCTGCGCTCGGTCGCCGCCCCGCTCCTGGCCGGCCTGGTGGAAAAAGCGCTGGTGGTCGACGACGAAGGGTGGACGGCCGCCGTCGTCAACATGGAGCCGGTGCGCCGCGTCCCGCTGCCCAAGCGAGGGGAGCACGACCGCGTCTGGCTGCCCAAGCTGGGCGAGTGCCGAATGGAGCCGCTGCCCGGCGGCTGGCTGATCCGCCCGACCGACGCCGAGACCGCCCCGGCGATGCGCGCCTGCCTCGACCTCACCGCGCCCCCGGCCGCGTCCATCACCGTCGGCGGCCCCAGCGGGGAGTGGACCCAGCGTCTCACCGCGCGGCACGCCGAACTCCTGTTCCTGCTGGCCCGGAACCCGGAGGGGCGCAGCGCCGCCCAGCTCGCCGCCGACCTCTTCGGGGACGAGGAGCGCGTGGTGACGGTCCGCGCCGAAATGTCCCGCCTCCGGCGCCACCTCGGCGGGATCGTGGAGAGCCGTCCCTACCGATTCAGTGAGAACGTCGACGTCACCGTACTCGCGCCGAAGGACGCCATGGAACTCATGCCCGGATCCCACGCTCCCGGGATCCGCCGCGCCCGCGCGGACCTCGACCCGGCGGCGCCCTGA
- a CDS encoding acyl-CoA synthetase, with amino-acid sequence MLLDTGAVARTDVPAVRVGDEALDREGLWSAAAAVAERVAGAPAVAVHGDAHLSTIVAVVGGLMAGVPVVPVPADSGVEERRHILRDSGAALWLGRRQEGVDLPVVPVDPAARSSASMPEPAPESTALIMYTSGTTGPPKGVVIPRRAIAADLDALADAWAWTRDDVLVHGLPMFHVHGLVLGVLGALRVGSPLIHTVRPTPVAYAAAARAGGTLFFGVPTVWSRVTADPDSMRALSGARLLVSGSAPLPDTVAHHLSASIGLSPVERYGMTETLITLAARADAPRRTGWVGTALNGVESRLRGEHGEEIPADGESTGELQIRGATVFDGYLGLPEATAAGWTDDGWFRTGDAAVLDADGWHRIVGRMSTDLIKSGGYRIGAGEIEAVLRDHPAVREAAVVGEADDDLGQRIVAYLVGEGIEAQDVIDFVAGRLSAHKRPREVRVVDSLPRNAMGKIQKKLLGDVRR; translated from the coding sequence ATGCTGCTGGATACGGGGGCCGTCGCGCGGACCGATGTCCCCGCGGTGCGGGTGGGCGACGAGGCGCTCGACCGCGAGGGGCTGTGGTCGGCCGCCGCGGCCGTGGCCGAACGGGTGGCCGGTGCTCCAGCGGTGGCGGTGCACGGCGACGCGCACCTGTCGACGATCGTCGCGGTCGTCGGCGGCCTGATGGCCGGGGTGCCGGTGGTACCGGTCCCGGCCGATTCCGGCGTGGAAGAGCGGCGGCACATTCTGCGCGACTCCGGCGCCGCGCTGTGGCTGGGGAGACGGCAGGAGGGTGTGGACCTGCCGGTCGTCCCCGTCGATCCCGCCGCCCGCTCATCGGCCTCGATGCCCGAGCCCGCGCCGGAGTCCACGGCGCTGATCATGTACACCTCCGGGACCACCGGACCGCCCAAGGGGGTGGTCATCCCGCGGCGGGCCATCGCCGCCGACCTCGACGCGCTGGCCGACGCGTGGGCGTGGACCCGCGATGACGTGCTGGTGCACGGCCTGCCGATGTTCCACGTCCACGGGCTCGTCCTCGGCGTGCTGGGCGCGCTGCGGGTGGGCAGCCCGCTGATCCACACCGTGCGGCCCACGCCTGTCGCCTACGCCGCCGCGGCGCGGGCCGGGGGCACCCTGTTCTTCGGCGTGCCCACCGTGTGGTCACGCGTCACGGCGGACCCCGACAGCATGCGGGCGCTGTCCGGGGCGCGTCTTCTGGTGTCGGGCAGCGCGCCGCTGCCCGACACGGTGGCGCACCACCTTTCCGCCTCGATCGGGCTCTCTCCCGTCGAGCGGTATGGGATGACCGAAACCCTGATCACGCTCGCTGCCCGTGCTGACGCGCCCCGGCGCACGGGGTGGGTCGGTACGGCACTGAACGGTGTGGAGTCGCGGCTGCGCGGTGAGCACGGGGAGGAGATCCCGGCGGACGGGGAGAGCACGGGCGAGCTGCAGATCCGCGGCGCGACCGTGTTCGACGGCTACCTCGGCCTGCCGGAGGCGACCGCGGCCGGATGGACGGACGACGGGTGGTTCCGCACGGGCGACGCCGCGGTCCTCGATGCGGACGGGTGGCACCGCATCGTGGGACGGATGTCGACGGACCTGATCAAGAGCGGCGGCTACCGCATCGGGGCGGGCGAGATCGAGGCCGTGCTCCGCGACCACCCCGCGGTGCGCGAGGCGGCCGTGGTGGGCGAGGCCGATGACGATCTCGGCCAGCGGATCGTGGCCTACCTCGTCGGCGAGGGCATCGAAGCCCAGGACGTCATCGACTTCGTGGCCGGACGGCTCTCGGCGCACAAGCGCCCGCGCGAGGTGCGGGTGGTCGATTCGCTGCCGCGCAACGCCATGGGCAAGATCCAGAAGAAGCTCCTGGGAGACGTGCGGCGCTGA
- a CDS encoding GTP-binding protein, translating to MLSTKIVIAGGFGAGKTTLVSSVSEIPPVATEAIMTEASVGHDDTSATPFKTTTTVAMDFGRITVDRELILYMFGTPGQSRFWFMWDDLVRGAVGAVVVVDCRRLADSFDAVDYFETNRRIPYIVALNRFDGHLDYSVDQVREALEVGPDVQIVDFDARDTQSCGGVLMSLLRHALERPQDTELVG from the coding sequence ATGCTATCGACCAAGATCGTCATTGCCGGCGGCTTCGGGGCCGGGAAGACGACCCTGGTCAGCTCGGTCTCCGAAATCCCCCCGGTCGCCACCGAGGCCATCATGACCGAGGCCAGTGTGGGGCATGACGACACATCTGCCACCCCCTTCAAGACGACCACCACGGTCGCCATGGACTTCGGGCGCATCACCGTGGACCGGGAGCTGATCCTGTACATGTTCGGTACGCCCGGGCAGTCCCGCTTCTGGTTCATGTGGGATGACCTGGTGCGGGGTGCCGTCGGCGCCGTCGTGGTCGTGGACTGCCGCCGACTGGCCGACAGCTTCGACGCGGTGGACTACTTCGAAACGAACCGCCGCATCCCCTATATCGTGGCCCTGAATAGATTCGACGGCCATCTGGACTACTCGGTCGACCAGGTCCGCGAGGCTCTGGAGGTCGGCCCGGATGTGCAGATCGTCGACTTCGACGCGCGTGACACCCAGTCGTGCGGCGGTGTCCTGATGTCCCTCCTGCGGCACGCCCTGGAGCGCCCCCAGGACACCGAACTCGTTGGCTGA